A single region of the Bacillus cereus genome encodes:
- a CDS encoding LTA synthase family protein: MKNKINLQMQNISFVIIIALAVWLKTYLITRFSFDLKIESSTQEFILFISPLAASLAFVGLALFATGEKRNYIALCINFLLTIVLVGNVMFYDFYNDFVTLPVLGQTSNFGQLGGSIIEILNYKIILAFVDIIFFFILLKKKAIVFKTARVTHSARLLYFLLTIGVFFANLHLAEKERPELLTRSFDRVMLVKNLGLYTHQVYDLTLQVKAGSQKALADSSKLQETENYVKANQSEPNPNMFGAAKGKNVIVVTLESLQTFLIGASVNGQEVTPFLNEFINESYYFDNFFHQTGQGKTSDSEFLIDTSLYPLNRGAVFFTHGNNDYTATPEILRQQGYFTSVFHANNATFWNRNIMYSALGYDRYYNELDYKITPETNLNWGLKDIEYFDQSVDILKTVDQPFYARFLTLTNHYPFTYDEDTKFIEPYNSGNGVFDRYIVTARYLDESIKKFIERLKAEGIYDDSIIVLYGDHYGISEKHNRAMAQFLEKDQITEFDTLNLQRTPLYIHMPGQTEGQTISKPTGQIDMKPTILNLLGIDSTNDIRFGHDMFSDEYTGFVVLRDGSFITDKYAYTNNTFYDRITGEIVDLPKKEAQALINRAQNELRMSDKIIEGDLLRFSESNKIKTGEVKTKIKETEK, from the coding sequence ATGAAGAATAAAATAAATTTACAAATGCAAAATATAAGCTTTGTTATAATAATTGCTTTAGCAGTATGGTTAAAAACATATCTTATTACGCGATTCAGTTTTGATTTAAAAATTGAGTCTTCTACACAAGAATTTATTTTGTTTATTAGCCCTCTCGCTGCATCGTTAGCATTTGTTGGATTAGCATTATTTGCAACCGGTGAAAAGAGAAATTATATAGCGCTATGTATTAATTTCTTATTAACAATCGTACTTGTTGGGAATGTAATGTTCTATGATTTTTATAATGATTTCGTTACGTTGCCAGTACTTGGACAAACATCAAACTTTGGCCAATTAGGCGGCAGTATTATAGAAATATTGAACTACAAAATTATACTCGCATTCGTAGACATTATTTTCTTCTTTATTTTATTAAAAAAGAAAGCAATAGTCTTTAAAACAGCACGTGTAACTCATTCTGCACGCTTATTATATTTTCTTTTAACGATTGGTGTATTTTTTGCGAATCTACATCTTGCAGAAAAAGAACGACCTGAATTATTAACGAGATCCTTCGACCGCGTAATGCTTGTGAAAAATTTAGGACTATACACTCATCAAGTATATGATTTAACACTACAAGTAAAAGCAGGATCCCAAAAGGCACTTGCAGATAGTAGTAAATTACAAGAAACTGAAAACTACGTAAAAGCAAACCAAAGTGAACCAAATCCTAATATGTTTGGTGCAGCGAAAGGAAAAAACGTAATTGTCGTTACTCTTGAATCCTTGCAAACCTTTTTAATAGGTGCATCCGTCAATGGTCAAGAAGTTACACCGTTCTTGAATGAATTCATAAATGAAAGCTATTACTTTGATAACTTTTTCCACCAAACTGGGCAAGGAAAAACATCAGATTCTGAATTTCTAATAGATACATCGTTGTATCCATTAAATCGAGGAGCTGTATTCTTCACGCACGGTAACAATGATTATACTGCGACTCCAGAAATTTTACGTCAGCAAGGCTATTTTACTTCTGTATTCCATGCGAATAACGCAACATTTTGGAATCGTAATATCATGTACTCTGCTCTCGGTTATGATCGTTACTATAATGAACTTGATTACAAAATTACGCCAGAAACAAATTTAAATTGGGGCTTAAAAGATATCGAATACTTTGATCAATCAGTAGATATATTAAAAACTGTTGATCAACCATTTTACGCTCGTTTCCTTACTTTAACGAACCATTATCCATTTACGTATGATGAAGATACAAAATTCATTGAACCATATAACTCTGGTAATGGCGTGTTTGATCGTTATATCGTAACAGCACGTTACCTAGACGAATCAATTAAAAAATTTATTGAGCGTTTAAAAGCCGAGGGAATATATGATGATTCTATTATTGTTTTGTATGGTGATCATTATGGCATTTCTGAAAAACATAATCGCGCAATGGCACAGTTTTTAGAAAAAGATCAAATAACAGAATTTGATACTTTAAATTTACAACGTACACCTTTATATATTCATATGCCTGGCCAAACAGAAGGTCAAACGATTTCAAAGCCTACGGGACAAATCGATATGAAACCTACTATTCTAAATTTATTAGGGATTGATAGTACGAACGATATCCGTTTTGGTCATGATATGTTTTCAGATGAATATACCGGTTTTGTTGTTTTACGTGATGGTAGCTTTATTACAGACAAGTATGCATACACAAACAACACTTTCTATGACCGCATAACAGGTGAAATTGTAGATTTACCAAAAAAAGAAGCACAAGCACTCATTAACCGTGCACAAAATGAATTACGAATGTCTGACAAAATTATTGAAGGCGATTTATTACGTTTCTCAGAAAGTAATAAAATTAAAACTGGAGAAGTAAAAACTAAAATTAAAGAAACTGAAAAATAA
- the mutL gene encoding DNA mismatch repair endonuclease MutL, with the protein MGKIRKLDDQLSNLIAAGEVVERPASVVKELVENSIDANSTSIEIHLEEAGLSKIRIIDNGDGIAEEDCIVAFERHATSKIKDENDLFRIRTLGFRGEALPSIASVSELELISSTGDAPGTHLIIKGGDIIKQEKTASRKGTDITVQNLFFNTPARLKYMKTIHTELGNITDIVYRIAMSHPEVSLKLFHNEKKLLHTSGNGDVRQVLASIYSIQVAKKLIPIEAESLDFTIKGYVTLPEVTRASRNYMSTIVNGRYVRNFVLMKAIQQGYHTLLPVGRYPIGFLSIEMDPMLVDVNVHPAKLEVRFSKEQELLKLIEETLQAAFKKIQLIPDAGVTTKKKEKDESVQGQFQFEHAKPKEPSMPDIILPTGMDEKREEPLAVKQPAQLWQPPKQEWQPPQSLVREEQSWQPSSKPVIEKTVREEKEWTSNNDDFELEELEEEVHEIKEIEMNGNDLPPLYPIGQMHGTYIFAQNDNGLYMIDQHAAQERINYEYFRDKVGRVAQEVQELLVPYRIDLSLTEFLRVEEQLEELKKVGLFLEQFGHQSFIVRSHPTWFPKGQETEIIDEMMEQVVKLKKVDIKKLREEAAIMMSCKASIKANQYLTNDQIFALLEELRTTTNPYTCPHGRPILVHHSTYELEKMFKRVM; encoded by the coding sequence ATGGGGAAAATTCGCAAACTCGATGACCAACTCTCTAACTTAATTGCGGCAGGGGAAGTAGTAGAACGCCCTGCCTCAGTCGTAAAAGAACTTGTGGAAAATTCTATCGATGCGAATAGTACATCTATTGAAATCCACTTAGAAGAGGCTGGTTTATCGAAAATTCGCATCATTGATAACGGTGATGGTATTGCCGAAGAAGATTGTATCGTCGCTTTTGAGCGACATGCGACGAGTAAAATTAAAGATGAAAACGATCTGTTTCGCATAAGAACACTTGGTTTCCGCGGTGAGGCGTTGCCGAGTATTGCCTCAGTTAGTGAATTAGAATTAATCAGTAGCACAGGTGATGCACCTGGTACACACCTTATCATTAAAGGTGGAGACATTATAAAGCAAGAGAAAACAGCGAGCCGAAAAGGAACAGATATTACAGTACAAAACTTATTCTTTAATACACCAGCGCGTCTTAAATATATGAAAACCATTCATACAGAGCTAGGGAATATTACAGATATCGTGTATCGTATTGCAATGTCACATCCAGAAGTATCGTTAAAACTGTTTCATAATGAAAAGAAATTGCTTCATACGTCAGGAAACGGTGATGTAAGACAAGTACTTGCATCGATTTATAGCATTCAAGTTGCGAAGAAGCTTATTCCAATTGAAGCCGAATCTTTAGACTTTACAATTAAAGGTTATGTAACATTACCAGAAGTAACGAGAGCGTCACGTAACTATATGTCAACGATTGTAAATGGCCGTTACGTTCGAAATTTCGTATTGATGAAAGCTATTCAGCAAGGATACCATACATTACTGCCAGTTGGACGATATCCAATAGGCTTCTTATCGATTGAAATGGATCCAATGCTTGTTGACGTTAACGTACATCCAGCGAAATTAGAAGTTCGTTTTAGTAAAGAACAAGAATTGCTAAAGCTTATCGAAGAAACGTTGCAAGCAGCATTTAAAAAAATACAGCTCATTCCAGATGCAGGTGTAACAACGAAGAAAAAAGAAAAAGATGAAAGTGTGCAAGGACAGTTCCAATTTGAGCATGCGAAGCCGAAAGAGCCATCTATGCCGGACATCATTTTACCGACGGGCATGGATGAAAAACGAGAAGAACCACTGGCAGTAAAACAGCCAGCACAACTGTGGCAACCGCCGAAGCAAGAATGGCAACCACCACAGTCGCTCGTAAGAGAAGAACAAAGCTGGCAGCCATCCTCTAAGCCGGTAATAGAAAAAACGGTTCGAGAGGAAAAGGAATGGACTAGCAACAATGATGATTTTGAATTAGAGGAATTGGAAGAAGAAGTTCACGAAATAAAAGAGATTGAAATGAACGGTAATGATTTACCACCGCTTTATCCAATTGGACAAATGCACGGAACATATATTTTTGCTCAAAATGATAATGGGTTATATATGATTGATCAGCACGCAGCGCAGGAACGTATCAATTATGAATATTTCCGTGATAAAGTAGGAAGAGTAGCGCAAGAAGTACAAGAACTACTTGTACCGTACCGTATTGACTTATCTCTTACTGAATTTTTACGTGTCGAAGAGCAGTTAGAAGAATTAAAAAAAGTTGGACTATTTTTAGAACAGTTTGGCCATCAATCCTTTATCGTCCGCTCGCACCCAACGTGGTTCCCGAAAGGACAAGAAACAGAAATCATTGATGAAATGATGGAGCAAGTTGTAAAACTGAAAAAAGTAGATATAAAAAAACTACGCGAAGAAGCAGCGATTATGATGAGCTGTAAAGCTTCAATTAAAGCAAATCAATATTTAACGAACGATCAAATATTTGCTTTACTTGAAGAACTACGTACAACAACAAATCCATACACATGCCCGCACGGAAGACCAATTCTTGTGCATCATTCTACTTATGAGTTGGAGAAGATGTTTAAGAGGGTTATGTAG
- a CDS encoding dynamin family protein has protein sequence MRIEKQLIKKMYYETFLMENETHPPLQVLGEAYVNEEKNEISDGSYIRFAQGEFYYHHQDFEAAIFKWEKVSNELAPWAQKNIADAYFELNQLSVAENVYTSITTDNKILMTEIVLQLLSLYIEQNNFDSAFAVIKEAVSLNPDYPNVTTIARSFYEEQQDFDSAVELAVNELIRTESYPWFEVLKEYINKGFTKNISPDYFYKVLVTLNNVDQVQFTQIVSSLWRSYKDEQNYLLWLNTINEFFIHIEIHSSDIWDKISSLYEETYFELIQGQYMLRQLHDIIPNLLTNWLKVVNPSHAVFPSAAVLAWDEIFPSKIDSADIKDAENLLSYSINHVNGLEYSLHLFESITDWAQEHDLEMGHRFSWLVGELADLRTNRLLVTGTSGNGKASFINSILGENILENSISNVVVFKNDAYTEINAITDSEITTTENFSDFHNMMAVHRQTYRDRACVEFKLPCRFLSKNKLTFVVTPSFNRNNDARDEVFEYLNSVDELLFVLNADSPFTDKERDILLSIQEHTPNLQVHFLLNKIDNIYNEAEAKRVIQDTQVRINTYFPNARVFPYSSLYTNSKQLNDLTEFIHFNFNYKNIDAERNEKLLFFIRKTITYLLDKRVEKENNLVDSINWNEDTLVKLNGCINNLTAFEKEKIHLITESYRTMKNEITNDLTEHIPKLLQSCSDLISEESDFGHIDIALNTAMNERVQQYLEQTVLPNLARSMQNWIATSNNELLQSQLYLEETSEGLNSLFGENRIQLECDFKVIDDWRRDTDRMTTRIQMEEVNILRRFTPAQFLLKSAGKLFGVLPKNKAMLYNKYKQYLENEDYTDVTASIMKKFFLQFELFENTQERDINMFFRNPFGALEQAVKNTHLEIKEKQDKLHKMKSTPEVYHDPIKLFELRLRQCEVILNIGDDNTYTDVTLETSVE, from the coding sequence ATGAGAATAGAAAAACAATTAATAAAAAAGATGTATTATGAAACATTCCTAATGGAAAACGAAACACATCCACCTCTTCAAGTACTAGGAGAAGCTTATGTAAACGAAGAAAAAAATGAGATTTCTGATGGATCTTATATTCGTTTTGCACAAGGTGAATTTTATTATCACCATCAAGATTTTGAAGCAGCTATTTTTAAATGGGAGAAAGTTAGTAATGAATTAGCGCCATGGGCACAAAAAAATATTGCGGATGCTTACTTCGAACTTAACCAATTATCAGTTGCTGAAAATGTGTATACTTCCATTACTACTGATAACAAAATACTTATGACCGAAATTGTACTGCAATTACTGTCTCTTTACATCGAGCAAAATAATTTTGATTCAGCTTTCGCTGTTATAAAAGAAGCGGTTTCTTTAAATCCCGATTATCCAAACGTCACAACAATTGCACGTTCCTTTTATGAAGAACAGCAAGATTTTGATAGTGCAGTAGAGCTGGCTGTGAACGAGTTAATTCGAACAGAATCTTATCCATGGTTTGAGGTTCTAAAAGAATATATCAATAAAGGATTTACTAAAAATATTTCACCAGATTATTTTTATAAAGTATTAGTAACATTAAATAATGTAGATCAAGTACAATTTACGCAAATAGTTTCATCACTTTGGCGCAGCTATAAAGATGAACAAAATTACTTATTATGGCTTAACACAATAAATGAATTTTTTATACATATCGAAATACATTCGTCCGATATATGGGACAAAATTTCTTCACTTTACGAAGAAACATACTTTGAATTAATTCAAGGTCAATATATGCTTAGACAATTACACGATATCATTCCAAATCTGTTAACAAATTGGTTAAAAGTAGTCAATCCCTCTCATGCTGTATTTCCATCTGCAGCAGTATTGGCATGGGATGAGATTTTTCCTTCTAAAATAGATTCAGCGGATATAAAAGACGCGGAAAACCTACTGTCATATTCTATTAATCATGTGAATGGCTTAGAGTATAGTTTACATCTTTTTGAATCTATTACAGACTGGGCACAAGAACATGATTTAGAAATGGGTCACCGATTTAGCTGGTTAGTTGGCGAGCTTGCAGATTTAAGAACAAATCGCCTATTAGTAACTGGAACTTCAGGAAACGGAAAAGCGTCGTTTATTAACTCTATTTTAGGAGAAAATATATTAGAAAACTCAATCTCAAATGTGGTTGTTTTTAAAAATGACGCTTATACAGAAATTAACGCTATAACAGATTCGGAAATTACAACAACTGAGAATTTCTCTGATTTCCATAACATGATGGCAGTGCACCGTCAAACATATAGAGATAGAGCATGTGTTGAATTTAAATTACCATGCAGATTTTTAAGTAAAAACAAACTTACATTCGTTGTTACACCTAGCTTTAATAGGAACAATGATGCAAGAGATGAGGTATTTGAATATTTAAATTCCGTAGATGAATTATTATTCGTATTGAATGCGGATTCACCTTTTACTGACAAAGAACGTGACATTCTATTAAGTATTCAAGAACATACACCAAATCTACAAGTTCATTTCTTATTAAATAAAATCGATAACATTTACAATGAAGCAGAAGCAAAAAGAGTTATACAAGATACGCAAGTGAGAATAAATACATATTTCCCTAATGCAAGAGTTTTCCCTTATTCTTCGTTATATACAAATAGTAAACAATTAAACGATTTAACTGAGTTTATTCATTTTAACTTTAACTATAAAAATATCGATGCAGAACGTAATGAAAAGCTATTGTTTTTCATTCGAAAAACAATTACATATCTTTTGGATAAACGCGTCGAGAAGGAAAATAATCTAGTGGATTCTATTAATTGGAATGAAGATACGTTAGTTAAACTTAATGGTTGTATTAATAACCTTACTGCTTTTGAGAAGGAAAAAATTCATTTAATTACAGAATCATATCGTACGATGAAAAATGAAATTACTAATGATCTTACAGAACATATTCCGAAACTATTGCAGAGTTGTTCCGATTTAATTAGTGAAGAAAGCGATTTTGGTCACATTGATATTGCACTAAACACAGCGATGAATGAAAGAGTGCAACAATATCTAGAACAAACTGTATTACCTAATCTTGCTCGCTCTATGCAAAATTGGATTGCAACTTCTAATAACGAACTCCTTCAAAGTCAATTGTACTTAGAAGAAACCAGTGAAGGGCTTAATTCTTTATTTGGAGAAAATCGAATACAGTTAGAATGTGACTTTAAAGTAATTGATGACTGGCGTAGAGATACTGATAGAATGACAACTAGAATACAAATGGAAGAGGTAAATATTTTACGTCGATTTACACCAGCGCAATTTTTACTGAAAAGTGCCGGTAAATTATTTGGAGTTCTTCCTAAAAATAAAGCTATGCTATATAACAAATACAAACAGTATTTAGAAAATGAAGATTATACCGATGTAACGGCTTCTATTATGAAGAAGTTTTTCTTGCAATTTGAGCTGTTTGAAAATACACAAGAGCGGGATATTAATATGTTCTTTAGAAATCCATTTGGCGCGTTGGAACAAGCTGTAAAAAACACTCATTTAGAAATAAAAGAAAAACAAGATAAACTGCATAAAATGAAATCAACCCCTGAAGTTTACCATGATCCTATAAAGCTCTTTGAATTGAGATTACGTCAATGTGAAGTAATTTTAAATATAGGTGATGATAATACCTATACAGATGTAACTTTAGAAACAAGCGTAGAATAA
- a CDS encoding choloylglycine hydrolase family protein encodes MCTSLTLQTKNGQHLFARTMDFTLDLNQEVIIIPRHYQWNNITGEIINTKHATVGMGINHQGRIIMADGVNEAGMTCATLYFPGFATYSQSIDDNKTNLAPFDFVTWSLTQFNSVKELKKSVDSLAFLDIPLPDLGLTPPLHWILADKWGDCIVLEPTNEGLKMYDNPLGVMTNSPEFNWHLQNLRQYIGLKSQPFAPTEWSNLPLSAFGQGSGSMGLPGDFTPPSRFVRAAYGKQNIQGIDSEEEGVSALFHILSNCEVPKGGVITEEGALDNTIYTSVMCMESGTYYYHTYDCRQIIAIHLFHENLDTDEIKAYPFQRKQKIFYEN; translated from the coding sequence ATGTGTACTAGTTTGACATTACAGACAAAAAATGGTCAGCATCTTTTTGCAAGAACGATGGATTTCACATTAGATTTGAATCAAGAAGTAATAATCATTCCTCGACATTACCAGTGGAATAATATAACTGGTGAAATCATTAATACGAAACATGCTACGGTCGGAATGGGGATTAATCATCAAGGAAGGATCATTATGGCGGACGGAGTAAATGAAGCAGGTATGACATGTGCAACACTCTATTTTCCAGGATTCGCTACTTATAGTCAAAGCATAGATGACAACAAAACGAATTTAGCTCCATTTGATTTTGTGACTTGGAGTCTGACACAATTCAATTCTGTCAAAGAGTTAAAGAAATCTGTAGATAGCCTTGCCTTTTTGGATATACCATTACCGGATTTAGGACTTACGCCACCACTACATTGGATTTTAGCGGATAAATGGGGAGATTGCATCGTACTGGAGCCGACAAATGAAGGATTAAAAATGTATGACAACCCACTAGGAGTGATGACGAATAGTCCGGAGTTTAATTGGCATTTGCAAAATTTAAGACAATATATTGGCCTTAAATCGCAGCCATTCGCGCCAACTGAGTGGAGTAACTTACCATTAAGTGCTTTTGGTCAAGGTTCAGGCTCAATGGGACTTCCAGGGGATTTCACCCCGCCATCAAGGTTTGTGCGGGCAGCATATGGCAAACAAAACATTCAAGGTATAGATAGTGAAGAAGAGGGAGTATCGGCCCTATTTCATATCTTATCAAATTGCGAGGTTCCTAAAGGTGGAGTAATAACAGAAGAAGGTGCATTAGATAATACCATTTATACAAGCGTAATGTGTATGGAGTCTGGAACATATTATTATCATACCTACGATTGTAGACAAATTATAGCCATTCATTTATTCCATGAAAATTTAGATACAGATGAGATTAAAGCCTATCCATTCCAACGGAAACAAAAAATATTTTATGAAAACTAA
- the mutS gene encoding DNA mismatch repair protein MutS, which produces MTQYTPMIQQYLKVKADYQDAFLFFRLGDFYEMFFEDAVKAAHELEITLTSRDGGSSDRIPMCGVPHHAAKNYIEQLVEKGYKVAVCEQVEDPKTAKGVVRREVVQLITPGTMMEGRTIDEKENNFLAALTHFEDGSYALACNDLTTGQNTVTLLTGSVEDILLEVYATGSKEIVVDSTFSKDELNKLTATLKMTISYEDATTIPEGLEHLVKNVSQAKLIKAVGRLFNYVIRTQKRSLDHLQPVEIYYTNQFMKIDVHSKRNLELTETLRTKEKTGSLLWLLDKTKTAMGGRMLKQWMERPLIQKEKVEERLEMVETFVNDYFLREDLKEKLKEVYDLERLAGKVAFGNVNARDLLQLRRSLLQVPAILEAISLLDNAYAARLIQGADPCESLTELLGRSIQENPPLSIKDGDIIKDGYNDKLDQYRYVSKNGKTWIAELEKRERDITGVKSLKIGYNRIFGYYIEVTKANLAALPEGRYERKQTLANAERFITDELKEKETLILEAEEKIVQLEYDLFTALREEVKVFIPKLQHLAKVISELDVLQSFATVSEEEQFVKPVLTTKREIFIKDGRHPVVEKVLNGKLYVPNDCIMPEKMDVFLITGPNMSGKSTYMRQLALVTVMSQIGCFVPATEAVLPVFDQIFTRIGAADDLISGQSTFMVEMLEAKNAIANASERSLILFDEIGRGTSTYDGMALAQAIIEHIHDQIGAKTLFSTHYHELTVLEESLDQLKNVHVSAIEENGKVVFLHKIQDGAADKSYGIHVAQLAELPDSLIARAKEVLAQLEGQEEIIIPKRTEVKVQEVIPEPVVVKEAPVEIQEKKVETEEESQLSFFGGEQSSKKQDKLVLDVKETAVLAQIKKIDLLDMTPLEAMNELYRLQKKLKKG; this is translated from the coding sequence ATGACGCAATATACGCCTATGATACAGCAATATTTAAAGGTTAAGGCAGACTATCAAGATGCCTTTTTATTTTTCCGATTAGGTGATTTTTATGAAATGTTCTTTGAAGATGCGGTTAAAGCAGCTCATGAACTTGAAATTACATTAACGAGCCGAGATGGTGGTAGTAGTGATCGTATACCGATGTGCGGTGTACCACATCATGCAGCTAAAAATTATATTGAGCAACTTGTTGAAAAAGGATATAAAGTAGCTGTTTGTGAGCAAGTGGAAGATCCAAAAACAGCTAAAGGTGTAGTGCGCCGTGAAGTCGTACAACTCATTACGCCAGGAACGATGATGGAAGGGCGTACGATTGATGAGAAAGAAAATAACTTCTTAGCAGCATTAACACATTTTGAAGATGGATCGTATGCTTTAGCTTGTAATGATTTAACGACTGGACAAAATACAGTAACGTTGTTAACAGGTTCAGTAGAAGATATTTTATTAGAAGTGTATGCAACTGGTTCAAAAGAAATTGTTGTAGATTCTACATTTTCGAAAGATGAATTAAATAAATTAACTGCAACATTAAAAATGACGATTTCGTATGAAGATGCAACAACGATTCCAGAGGGATTAGAACATCTTGTGAAAAACGTTTCACAAGCAAAGTTAATTAAAGCAGTTGGACGCTTATTTAACTATGTGATAAGAACGCAAAAACGTTCGTTAGACCATTTGCAACCAGTGGAAATTTATTATACAAACCAGTTTATGAAAATTGATGTGCATTCAAAGCGAAATCTAGAGCTGACAGAAACACTTCGAACGAAAGAAAAAACAGGATCATTACTATGGCTATTAGATAAAACGAAAACAGCTATGGGCGGTCGCATGTTAAAACAGTGGATGGAACGTCCACTGATCCAAAAAGAAAAAGTAGAAGAGCGTTTAGAAATGGTTGAAACATTTGTAAATGATTACTTCTTACGTGAAGATTTAAAAGAAAAATTAAAAGAAGTATATGATTTAGAACGTTTAGCAGGGAAAGTTGCATTTGGTAATGTGAATGCACGGGACTTATTACAGTTAAGACGATCTTTACTTCAAGTACCAGCTATTTTAGAAGCGATTAGTTTGTTAGATAATGCTTATGCAGCAAGGTTAATTCAAGGTGCGGATCCATGTGAGAGCTTAACTGAATTACTAGGAAGAAGTATTCAAGAAAACCCACCGCTTTCTATTAAAGATGGAGATATTATTAAAGACGGTTATAATGACAAGCTTGATCAATATCGATACGTTAGTAAAAATGGAAAAACGTGGATCGCTGAGCTTGAAAAACGAGAGCGTGATATTACAGGAGTTAAATCATTAAAAATCGGGTACAACCGTATTTTCGGTTATTACATTGAAGTAACGAAAGCGAACCTTGCAGCATTACCAGAAGGCCGCTATGAGCGTAAACAAACACTTGCTAATGCTGAACGTTTCATAACAGATGAGCTGAAAGAAAAAGAAACGTTAATCTTAGAAGCAGAAGAAAAAATTGTACAACTAGAATACGATTTATTTACAGCGCTTCGTGAAGAAGTAAAAGTATTTATTCCGAAATTACAGCATTTAGCGAAAGTAATTAGTGAATTAGACGTACTGCAAAGTTTCGCGACAGTTAGTGAAGAAGAACAGTTTGTAAAACCTGTTTTAACAACTAAGCGCGAAATCTTTATTAAAGATGGTCGTCATCCTGTCGTTGAAAAAGTATTGAACGGGAAATTGTATGTACCGAATGATTGTATTATGCCGGAGAAGATGGATGTCTTTTTAATTACAGGACCGAACATGTCTGGTAAAAGTACGTATATGAGACAATTAGCGCTTGTAACTGTTATGTCGCAAATCGGTTGTTTCGTACCAGCAACAGAAGCGGTATTACCTGTATTCGATCAAATCTTTACGAGAATTGGTGCAGCGGATGATTTAATCTCAGGTCAAAGTACATTTATGGTTGAAATGTTAGAAGCGAAAAATGCAATTGCAAATGCATCAGAAAGAAGTTTAATTTTATTCGATGAAATTGGACGCGGTACATCTACGTATGATGGTATGGCACTTGCACAAGCAATCATTGAACATATTCATGACCAAATTGGTGCGAAAACATTATTCTCTACACATTATCATGAATTAACGGTGTTAGAAGAAAGTTTAGACCAACTAAAAAATGTACATGTTTCAGCAATTGAAGAGAATGGAAAAGTAGTTTTCCTTCATAAAATTCAAGATGGAGCGGCTGATAAAAGTTACGGAATTCACGTTGCTCAACTTGCTGAGCTTCCAGATAGCTTAATCGCTCGCGCGAAAGAAGTGTTAGCACAACTAGAAGGACAGGAAGAAATTATTATTCCAAAGCGCACAGAAGTGAAAGTGCAAGAAGTTATTCCAGAACCTGTAGTTGTAAAAGAAGCGCCAGTAGAAATACAAGAGAAGAAAGTAGAGACTGAAGAAGAATCACAACTATCATTTTTTGGTGGAGAACAGTCTTCGAAAAAACAAGACAAGCTAGTTTTAGATGTAAAAGAAACAGCAGTACTTGCGCAAATTAAAAAAATTGATTTACTTGATATGACACCTTTAGAAGCGATGAATGAACTGTATCGCTTGCAGAAAAAGTTAAAGAAAGGATGA
- the cotE gene encoding outer spore coat protein CotE, with product MSEFREIITKAVVGKGRKYTKSTHTCESNNEPTSILGCWVINHSYEARKNGKHVEIEGFYDVNTWYSFDGNTKTEVVTERVNYTDEVSIGYRDKNFSGDDLEIIARVIQPPNCLEALVSPNGNKIVVTVEREFVTEVVGETKICVSVNPEGCVESDEDFQIDDDEFEELDPNFIVDAEEE from the coding sequence ATGTCCGAATTTAGAGAGATTATTACAAAAGCAGTGGTTGGAAAAGGACGTAAGTATACAAAGTCAACGCATACATGTGAATCGAATAATGAGCCAACAAGTATTTTAGGGTGCTGGGTAATTAACCACTCGTACGAAGCAAGAAAGAATGGAAAGCATGTGGAAATTGAAGGTTTCTATGATGTGAACACTTGGTATTCGTTTGATGGTAATACAAAGACAGAAGTTGTAACAGAACGTGTGAACTACACTGATGAAGTGAGTATTGGGTATCGTGATAAAAACTTTTCTGGTGATGATTTAGAAATTATTGCTCGTGTCATTCAGCCACCAAATTGTTTAGAAGCTCTTGTATCACCAAATGGTAATAAAATCGTTGTGACTGTAGAACGTGAATTTGTAACAGAAGTAGTTGGCGAAACGAAAATTTGTGTAAGTGTAAATCCTGAAGGGTGTGTAGAATCAGACGAAGATTTCCAAATCGATGATGATGAGTTTGAAGAATTAGATCCGAACTTTATCGTTGATGCAGAAGAAGAGTAA